A portion of the Gloeomargarita sp. SRBZ-1_bins_9 genome contains these proteins:
- a CDS encoding glycosyltransferase gives MRPLYFLVPGTDPRYHCGGLWAELKTLALAQSLGPAELVTYQQREPGRLFLADLLQQPVSGIFVVSWGFHVPRLLRRLRAYPVVYHAHSVGYGFAIPPGVPIVTVSRHSMGYWGQKAPHAPIYYLPNVLSDEFTNRHQPRDIDVLIMARKSSPYLLKQLAPKLQRHCRVEIVDTFVPDLADLFNRSRLYLYDSAMYWAVRGVSEGFGLPPLEALACGCQVFSSVNGGLADYLDPGGNCQQIGCYDSGYDLQRILQALQTPPPPVPPEFLAEYRAPQVKARLQRIWQALDAFFDYRQHHPQGDIAPFTPARLWRQRMERWTVHMRRLLKKWR, from the coding sequence ATGCGGCCTTTGTACTTTCTGGTCCCCGGCACCGATCCCCGCTACCACTGTGGCGGTCTGTGGGCCGAGTTGAAAACCCTGGCGTTAGCCCAATCCCTTGGCCCAGCGGAGTTAGTGACCTACCAGCAACGGGAACCCGGGCGTCTGTTTTTAGCCGACCTGCTCCAACAACCCGTTTCCGGCATTTTCGTGGTCAGTTGGGGGTTTCATGTCCCGCGTCTATTACGACGGTTACGGGCCTATCCGGTGGTTTACCATGCCCACAGCGTGGGTTACGGATTCGCCATCCCACCCGGCGTGCCCATTGTGACGGTCAGCCGCCACAGCATGGGTTATTGGGGACAAAAAGCACCCCACGCCCCCATTTACTACCTGCCCAACGTCCTCAGCGATGAATTCACCAACCGCCACCAGCCCCGGGACATTGACGTGTTGATCATGGCCCGCAAATCCTCCCCCTATCTCCTGAAGCAACTGGCGCCCAAACTCCAACGCCATTGCCGGGTCGAGATTGTGGATACTTTTGTGCCCGACCTGGCCGACCTGTTCAATCGCAGCCGCCTTTATCTCTACGACTCCGCTATGTACTGGGCGGTGCGGGGGGTCAGCGAAGGGTTTGGTCTACCGCCCTTGGAAGCGCTGGCGTGCGGCTGCCAAGTCTTTTCCAGTGTCAACGGCGGCCTAGCGGATTACCTGGACCCCGGGGGCAATTGCCAGCAAATCGGCTGTTATGACTCCGGCTATGACCTGCAGCGGATTCTACAGGCCCTACAGACGCCGCCGCCTCCTGTTCCTCCTGAGTTCCTGGCGGAATATCGCGCTCCCCAGGTCAAGGCCAGACTGCAACGCATTTGGCAGGCCCTCGATGCCTTTTTTGACTACCGCCAGCACCATCCGCAGGGGGACATTGCCCCTTTCACACCGGCGCGTCTCTGGCGGCAACGGATGGAACGGTGGACCGTCCACATGCGGCGACTGTTAAAAAAATGGCGATGA
- a CDS encoding class I SAM-dependent methyltransferase: MVSRCTLPLTPALYGYLLEHSLREPALLQQLRSETQGLPGAEMQIAPDQGQFMALLVQLMGARRALEIGVFTGYSSLVVALALPADGRLVACDIDPETTQVARRYWEKAGVAHKIDLRIGPAQATLADLLAQGEAGQYDFAFIDADKENYGIYYEQCLQLLRPGGLLLVDNVLWGGRVIDPQAQDAATQAIRTFNRKVYHDERVLLSMLPVADGLTLVWKRP, encoded by the coding sequence ATGGTGTCCCGCTGTACCCTGCCGTTAACACCGGCGCTTTACGGCTACTTGCTGGAACACTCCCTGCGGGAGCCGGCCCTTTTGCAACAACTCCGGTCCGAAACCCAGGGATTGCCGGGAGCGGAGATGCAAATTGCGCCGGATCAGGGGCAATTCATGGCTCTGTTGGTGCAGTTGATGGGGGCGCGACGGGCCTTAGAGATCGGCGTATTTACTGGTTACAGCAGTCTGGTGGTGGCCCTGGCCCTGCCTGCGGATGGTCGCCTGGTCGCCTGTGATATTGACCCAGAAACCACCCAAGTCGCCCGGCGCTACTGGGAGAAGGCAGGGGTGGCCCACAAGATTGACCTGCGAATCGGGCCGGCCCAGGCGACATTGGCGGATTTGTTGGCCCAGGGGGAAGCCGGACAGTACGATTTCGCCTTTATTGACGCCGATAAGGAAAATTACGGGATTTATTACGAGCAGTGCCTGCAATTGCTGCGTCCCGGCGGTTTGTTGCTGGTGGACAACGTGTTGTGGGGCGGGAGGGTGATCGATCCCCAGGCCCAGGATGCTGCCACCCAGGCGATTCGCACCTTTAACCGCAAGGTTTATCACGATGAACGGGTGCTGCTGAGTATGCTACCGGTGGCGGATGGTTTGACGCTGGTGTGGAAACGGCCATGA